One Herbaspirillum rubrisubalbicans genomic window carries:
- a CDS encoding PAAR domain-containing protein produces MSSNIIVLGDKTSHGGTVISASVNSATHGKGWARVGDMVSCPRCRGVFPISQGDNSLLDDGKAVAYDGCKVACGAVLLSTQCVTSTDPSSVAATSASLASGDFGPIGSNLAASYHDEPLDDIGQRFRGRFQVVDAISGQPVTDQSVRVRSTSGQYLTGSTDPDGFTQWVERTAREALAFDLTEKGVT; encoded by the coding sequence ATGTCGAGTAACATCATTGTTTTGGGTGATAAAACAAGTCACGGCGGAACCGTTATTTCCGCATCAGTGAATTCCGCCACCCACGGAAAAGGTTGGGCACGGGTGGGTGATATGGTCTCTTGTCCACGCTGCCGGGGTGTTTTTCCGATAAGCCAGGGCGACAACAGCCTTCTCGATGATGGGAAAGCAGTAGCCTACGATGGTTGCAAGGTTGCCTGCGGAGCCGTGCTGCTTTCCACTCAATGCGTCACATCTACTGATCCTTCAAGTGTTGCTGCAACTAGCGCCTCTCTTGCATCGGGGGATTTTGGCCCTATCGGATCAAATCTTGCAGCAAGCTATCACGATGAGCCGTTGGACGACATCGGGCAGCGTTTTAGGGGGCGATTCCAGGTTGTCGATGCTATTTCCGGACAGCCGGTGACTGATCAGTCAGTCCGAGTTCGCTCTACAAGTGGTCAATATTTGACCGGCTCCACCGACCCCGACGGATTTACACAATGGGTAGAGCGCACCGCACGTGAAGCGCTAGCTTTTGATCTTACTGAGAAGGGCGTAACGTGA
- a CDS encoding rolling circle replication-associated protein — MEVTVCREKHFKGPAPIIGKRTRRGESENRERNEAVAARNAKKNVRERCKSIGADRMITLTYRDNMIDRERALKDWDKFRRRVGKCVDFHYVAVIEEQQRGALHFHVAVRGRQCYQLLRSIWSSIVGLDEQGRSMSNIDVRNPSKFGFGKDGIHKLASYIAKYCGKQMECRDFDQKRYFASRGIPKPDVQSWALASTNSLGAVQTAFVIAGAGLLDGAQFWYNKALDVIWIATAPYQGTGTLEAVPF; from the coding sequence ATGGAAGTAACTGTCTGCCGTGAAAAGCACTTCAAAGGCCCGGCTCCGATTATCGGCAAGCGCACCAGGCGCGGCGAATCAGAAAACCGCGAGCGTAATGAAGCTGTCGCCGCCCGCAATGCCAAGAAGAACGTAAGGGAGCGTTGCAAGTCCATCGGGGCGGATCGGATGATTACGCTGACCTATCGCGACAACATGATTGATCGCGAAAGGGCGCTCAAGGATTGGGACAAATTCCGGCGCCGGGTTGGAAAGTGCGTCGATTTCCATTATGTGGCCGTGATTGAGGAACAGCAGCGGGGGGCATTGCACTTCCATGTTGCTGTACGTGGCCGTCAGTGCTATCAACTCCTGCGCTCGATCTGGTCAAGCATCGTCGGACTGGATGAGCAAGGACGCTCGATGTCAAACATTGATGTACGCAACCCCTCCAAGTTCGGTTTCGGGAAAGACGGCATTCACAAGCTCGCCTCTTATATCGCCAAATACTGCGGCAAACAAATGGAATGCAGGGACTTTGACCAGAAGCGCTATTTCGCCTCCAGAGGCATTCCTAAGCCCGATGTGCAGAGCTGGGCTCTCGCCAGCACTAATTCGCTTGGTGCCGTGCAGACGGCCTTTGTAATTGCCGGCGCGGGCCTCTTGGACGGTGCGCAGTTCTGGTACAACAAAGCGCTCGATGTTATCTGGATTGCAACGGCTCCTTATCAAGGCACGGGAACTTTGGAAGCTGTTCCGTTCTAA